GCCACGCACTGTCATTGTATATAATACCACGTACCTAGCGGTTTTAAGGTGCTAGCAAATTAAAATTCTTCCgtatcgtacagtcatgagcaatataatgtacccactttaggactctgtcgcactaacatatttgacatttagtgagacttacagttcaatttgtcaaaaaagttaatgtgacatggtaccaaagtgtatacacatattaatgctcgtgaccgtacacgctgtcggaattttcatttttttatggaattacgatcactatcacagaacagagaAGGTGAAAAATTCGGGGCCGCGACAAATTCTTCTGATagaatcagttattttttaaactataatcGTGACTAGGTATAATTAATTCCACATGACACTGAAAAATGTTGGTATACTTTCAGCTGTGTTCAGTCCTAGTAAATTCAATATTAGTTTCCTACCTCTTTAGAATGAAGTGCAAAGTAAAATAATGCAACAAATCGCAATTACAAAACATCGAGCGTAACTTCTTTGCCCTAGGAAGTAGGCTAATCGTATAGGAACTGCAACGTTACAAAATACATGATTAAATATTACATGATGACGATTGTATTCGGTCATTATGACACATACATAACACGTAATACAAGAACAAAAGCTCGGACTATAATTTGTATGAAGAATCATCACTTTGTGTAAGGTTACATCCGTAAAGAATGCAGTCTGGTTGTAAGCGGACAATATGGTTTTACGTAAGAGTAGTGAAGAGGTGCTATTATTGTTTTGGCCGATAATATCTGTGGTGGCGAGTTTAAGTACTGAAGCTTGCGGAAGTAACGAGCCTAGAACAATGCGACCAATTATCTCGTAATTTCAGTGATCAGGAGACAAACAAGCGTCCGGAGTTTGTAGCCATTGCTTACAAACTACTGGTAAAATACGCACATTTTAATTGAGAAACGCGTTGCGCGTTGCGAgctaataatataaatggctaataaaaataaatattaagcgCTTCTTGAACAGTAATGTCGCGGGTAGTTAAAGACGGGCCCTTCTTCTAGCGTGTAATATGTGCATGCGCAGTTGTATTGTCTATTCGCTAATGGCATTATATAACGAGATTGCGAGACATCGAGGTCGCGGTCATCTCCGCGTCGTTGTGCTGTTTCGAAAACTGTACACATTAACATTATATTCGTAACTACGAAGACAATGTgcattaagtacctatacctaaCCTCAGTTCGTATGTGTTCAAAATATTAGAGACTAATTCACcttaatacctacataatatttcCTTAAACACGtgcttactaaataaatacatctCTAAAGTGTAAGTACGTTATCATGAAAGGCTGTTACAACTTTTGTTTTCCTAATATGGTTTTTAAACTGCAGCCACATGCAAAGATTGATATATGTTATACTTAATAGACACGAAGCAAATCTGCTCACGCGTCTAGATAATCGCTCCACTTGTtcaataaattatcattttggATCATAACAACCGGCCAAAGTGGGACGATGTTGTAACATGAGACAGTTAATTGATTTCATTAaactttctttattctattcttgcaaacttatttatttaaacttgtTCTATTTTAGTATGTAAAGTAGATTAGTAATAATATACTGACCACTTCCCGTTAAACACGTCATGAAGGACGTTGGAAAGCGCAAGCGCAAGTATGGAATGTTCCGTACGGTACCTACTCATATTAGTAAGGCCATCGTTGCTAAATCAACATTCATTCCACAGCAAGACCGTTTGGGAAATACGtcataaacattattaatattgtattaACAAAGTTATAGTCAGCCCACTCATTTTCAGCTTAATAACAATTATGTATCCAGTTTATAATATAATCTGGGTTCTAGGTAGACGCATATGTATACGTAGGTACATATAAGGACTGTCTAATCTTGTCCGAGGTACTTGCCCCACTAAACTGTGGCGCAACACTAAAACACTTGTCTGGCTAACACACAAGTGTATAATAAAGTTAAGGCGCGAACAGTCGACAGTGGCGTACCAACAGTTTATATACAACATCGTAAGCTTACATTTAGCCATTGTTTCAATTATGCTACTCGGTTACCAGCCAGAAAAAGGATACCAAATATTAAAGAAGTCATCACCAAAATGGTATCTTAATATTTGCAAAGGGCGATCTTAAATATCACTCTCACAAAGTGTAGATATTTAACTTACAAAAATGTTACCCACATATTTCCTACAGGATAATTGCAAACATGAGAGACAAATTAAACGGTCTTTTAATAGATCAACTAACTATCACAGCGTTTGTAAGCACGTGTAACAAACGAATCAATTAGTAAATAATTGCAAGAAACCAtagttaattattaaaatgacatGATGAGATAAATAGTGATCGAACTACTCGGTTATAGTTAAGTATCGACAAAGGGCAAGAACAATAGGACATGGACTCATGCATTATTAACagattagattattattttcttgtactTACTTGCCACTTAATACATCAATTGTCTGCCAAGTTAtagatttataattatgacaaagagaaaattaaatcggaaAAGTCTGACTCGTATGTACGAGTAactgcttgtgactttgcaatgaataaatgaatatgaatatgggACTTCAACCCGCAGCCGCAGCCTCTTGCCAAGCTAGCCTGTTTTAGTGTAATAACtagctatatatatatatagtaggtATACACCGTCAGTTTTTTATATGTCAATGGCATCCCCTAAATGACCAATGTCTCATTCACTCTCAGATcacttacataagatcactaaatcttttaaggggcaatgtaggtatacgtttttacaataagattcccgttgatattcagaatttacctttgaacagttttaagactataattaaacagaaactttataaaaaaggttattataaggttagtgattatttagaagatatgaatgcatgggattaactgtctgagtactgatattaggcagccaaattactaaattgtataacaatattttatgtaagtatttaaaaaaaaaggaaaaagccTTGtacagaggtttttcttgcagcttcttttccccggctatataggttctgagaagcagcagtagttttaggcggatgagacgttcgttatgtaaaattgtcgatacaaagtgtacctatattacctactgaataaagatatattttgaattgtaattTGATCTCATAAATTCATATTAATGTTGTGCAAGCTATCCAGTGTTGTAACGGCcgaatttaaattttgatgttttACAATTTATGAgtaaacatttaaatattttaacataatttataaGGCTAAAGAAATCTCTCaagaacataaaaaataataattgtaaaactGTCTGTTTAATCAAGGACGTGAATAATTTCACacgataaattaaaagtaaatggaattcaaCCTTGCAATTTTTTGCCTCGATTTTGCCAATAAATATGGTGCCCAAAATTATAAGATAGGTGCTCCAGTTTCAACAGCGTTTAATGAGCATATTCGGACAAAAACCGTCGTATTGCACACCACGTAATTACACATGCAAGAATGGAAGGCTCACAATTTCTGTAATTTATCGGGTATTACTAAGTGCATTAGTCATTTGATTAAATCTAGATGGAGTGATTTGGTTGCgtagaaataaaatttatcCAAACGAAAATGATATGGACTTATAAAATCTAAGTATTCTAACGTAATTAACATTTTCAGTGGTTTTGAGAATACTTCAGCATTTAGTTAGCAGATGGTTATTTGCAAACGTTTAGAAGTAACTAATTAAGGAATTATGAAGCAACACGTTTTGAAACGATCAATACGTATATTGCCGGAGGGTTGCGTCATGATGGAAATCCCGGTGTACAATATCGACCACTTCTCGCTGTCCATTTTAACTGTCAATGGTACGATCTAAGTTTATTGGCGTCCATTTAAAGTATAATCACATTGGAGTTTATACTTGTGAAGGAACACTAAATGGTATTCCCATGCACAAAAATATAACGAATGTTTTGTAATTGATTTCTTTTAGGGCAACAACACCCTATCAAAGATTCCATACAGCAAATGCATTTTTACCTGCAAAAAAGTAAGAAATctagaataatttattatttgcttTTAATATAAGATCATCATGCTATTCCTTATACATGCCGATTACCGCATAAGCAAATGTTGTACTCGTAATAATGATACAAAATCTACCTGCAGTTTTCCTTATATGCGTACAAGCCGTTAGAACTGGACAGAGCTCAAAATGAGTGACCAAAGTACAAAGATTAAAATGCGACTTGGATAAAATAGGTATAATCTTATCTCATATACTTTACGACGGCAGCTAGAATGTAGTAACCCCACTCTGAATGTGTCGCAAGTGACAGCTATAAGACCTGGTGAACGCTCGACTTTAGGCTCTTACATAGATTCTACTACCCTCGGGATCAGACTTGACTAATTGTAGTGGTCAAAGCTAAACAATGAAAGTGCCTTACCGTCAAAGGTCAGTACTGCCATCGTCATTCTGGCTTTGTTCTCGCTAACAACCCACCCACTTGCCCAATACTATGTATGCGCCCTGCATACACAACGATACACATTCACATTTGAATACGAGTATAATACCTACTCTGAACAAACACACGCGTGCGGGATTGAGCTGGTTGGAAAATCTACAAGATTGTATTACGCTATGACTGGACGTAGAAAAACATTTAAGAGATATAAACACTAGTTTATACAAACACTTTTAACGATATTACATACGACAGTCACATAGTGTAACGCAATTGGCAGACTGTACCCTTAAGACATGATGTTTATCGATGCCTTTTAATTACAGATACCAATAGAATCTTGTCAAGGAGAGTGGATCAGTCAGAGCAGTAGAAATAATATAGCAGAATGAGGTCAACATTGTACATCGCGGCGATATGCGCGGCCCTCGTGGTAGTTCATGGGGCGCCAGCGGCCAGCCCCGACCCCGAGCCGGCACCTGCGCCCGTGCCCGCCGGAGACGACAAACCAGAGATCATCGAAATCATAGCTCCCGCCGCAAGCGCACAGGTACTTACATCCAAATTCTTGAACCATTCACACGACCTTTTTCGTAAGCAATGTGTTTACAAAGTTTCAGCTAGACTTTACAACACTTTCCGCTAGTAGTTTAATGATCGCGCCTACCTAGATAACAAAGTGTTCGTAACTATATTACTAAATAACATCCTAACCAACACTTTGGCTTGCCTTACAATATAAGATATACAAACTAAACGTCCTCATTACTCAGCCACCCGTGCGAGCTGCGAAACGAATCGCTGTAATGTACACTTATCGTAAATGTATGTAATTATCAATAGGCAAATCGAAAAATTACGAAAATGATTGAGAAAAAGCATTAAGGCATCCGCGACCTTAAATCCGAGAACAGTGCACGGGTCAGCGCGCACCGCAGTTAGAGAATACGGCGGCAGTCTCGCGTGTCCTTAATTACAGACGATTCTTCTTTAGAATAATTACGTAACTCTTTTGCTTAGTAAGGGCTTACTGTTCATTTTTTTGCAATTATTACTTAAGTTTCTCTAATGCAATTCGAAGGAAGGTTCTCAACCTCTGCGAGGTGTCGTAGGTCAATTGCTAATGCTAATTCACCGTTAAGCCTGCATTGAGTATTATTACTAATTGTGGGCTTAGGTAGGTTTATAGAGAGGGATAAAgttaatacttaattaaaaattttggtcTTGAGTTAATTTCAATGGTTTTTCAATTTCAGGAGACGTTAGCTACGTTGAATCTCGGCGCCCCGGGGTCCGAGCTCAGCGAAAGGAACAAGCGTACTATCGGCATACTCCGACAGTTGTTCCCCTCCCTCACACAGGTATGCTGCACTATCTATCAGTGCGCTCGCACAAAGTACACTTAATGCTATCACATATATCACTTTTAAGGGGTTAAAGCTTACAGGTTGAAGGAGAACCTACTACTTCCTCCGGTGAACGAAGAGACACCAAAACTGTACAGCGATTTGCAGTTTCCCAGTTTACTAGTATTTTCATAAAGTAGCAATTAGATTAGCCCGTTATAGCCCGGATTAGCACTGATCACTCAGTTCAGAACATTTTGTAGTTAAAGCCTATAAATAAGCACAATAAACCACATGTATTTCTGAATCTTTTCGCAGGCTGTGGagtagttaattttatttcagatatcTAGGTGTATGTCAACGGTATGCTAAGGGAGGTGTATGTTCTAGATAATCGAACAGAAAGTACAGCAGATTACAAGCATGGTGCTGCAGACGCTTGGGCCAGTAGTTCTAAGGGCATTCCTTGGCAACCGCAACGGTGGTGGCAAcaacggcggcggcggcggtacCGTCGAGCTCGCCGACGACGATGATGACGACGAAGACGATGATGAGGACTCTTCCCCCGTGTCCACTTCCACCGTGTCCACTTCCACTGTCGCTACCACAATCAGCTCCACCACTGAAGACCTCCGCCGGCGCAAGCGGGCGCTGTTCTTCCTGCCGGTATGAGCGTCGCACTATCGCGCACTAACACCAACCTGCCTGGGGACGGCAGAGAAGCGCAGACCGCTCTTCCATCGCCATCGTCATCGTCACCGTCATATCACCGCATGGACGCCACCGACCATTCCACGATCATTACTCGCCTGCATATCATGCAATATCTCTTTAATAATGGACACTATTTTTCAGAACGCGATTGCTGATGAGAACCAGTTGCTGTCCGGTGCGGAATCCCAGCAAGCGGAAGTTCGAGTAGCATTCGGTGAGGGTCAGGGTGACCAGCAGGCGGCGGCGAGCGAGGACCAGCAGACTGCCGCGCAAACCAACTCCGCCAGCATCGACGAGATCACCCTCGACGACGCTGACAACAGCGAAGAGAATAGAAATAAAAGGTGTGCACTTATTTTATCTGTATGCTAGATATACAATCATCAAATACAAAAAACAGTCTGCATAGTTACCTATACCTagataaatacctaataaaagaAACTTGGTGCGTGACATCACACACCACTTTGACGGCTTCGTATGAATATTCTTAACCCGCGGTTCAAGGATAGTGTCAGTTACGATAGCCATGATTCCTACATGTATTCATATTAAGATTTATGTTAAAATTTACGACAACACTGCGATGAAAgattgaatagaaaaaaaaactaatcttGTTCGTTCaatctcacattattttattgcCAATATATTGCATTGCACTTCGACATTGGTGAACAATAGATTGAGAACGAGGGAACGCTATTATATTGCTGGTTTTTGCGAACGTTTTCAATTCGCACGATTCGATTTCTACTAGACTAGACAGTGCTGTACCAACAAGTATTTGATCATGTAACTATTACGTATCAGCATAAATTATGCCTGGTTACGAAGGTGCATTGCGGTACCAATACTGATTGTGATGCTATTTCTGTACTGTTTCAGATTCCTGAGCTTCGGAGCACAAGGAGGCGCCTCCGGCGGCGGTTCCGGAAACTTCCTTTTCGATATTGTTAGAGTAAGTTAAACAATATCAGTAATTACgagtataagtaatataatctaCAACTAAAAGTATTAAATTTACGTCCGTTCCTTTCagtattatattttcttataaGTATGTTCTTTCTACTTATATCTCTTTTCTTTTCTCTCAAatactaattattatactattaaCAAACACTACTCTTTAAAATTTCCTACAACTTTTAAAAGGTTGTACATAGTTGTGACACATCTATGAGAAGAACTTCTGGATAGGAGAAGTGAGACGTATATTTCAGAACACTTGTGTGCAAAAGGGAGGAATGTGTGGCAGTGGTTGTGGTGCGAGTGAGGAGGTTTGATTTTGCAGCGTCCTGCGGAGGCGATGGCGCGCGCTGCCGGCACCGCGTTCCGACTGTTCGCTGGCACAGACTCGCTCAACCTCGGACTCACCGCGTCGCATACCGCCACTCTGGATCCCAACGACCCACAAGTACATCGAGACACTCAACAATATACACACTATTAGAGCTCTCACCTTTAGTAGCACCACAGCTTGCAGACGAGCGGAGTCCTTGACGACGTAGTCGACAACTCGCATAAGATATCGATTGTTGTAGTTTAGCTCTTTGATTGTAGTAGAAGTAGAATTTGGTAGATGCTTctaattttactaaaaatatgtCCAATTTccttttaaagattattttccTGTCCAACAACGTGATATGTTCCCTCCAGCCTCCAGACACCTTTGTCCTCTTTGTTTCTTCTTCGTCTTGTTTGCTGACTGACTACAAGAATGTGTCACGTGGTTACATTTTACCCGTGCATTTTATCAATAACGAACACTAACAAATAAGAAACAATTACCAAACGATAGATTTGAATAATATCTATGTACATGCCCTATAGTCGTAGAATTAAAATGCCTTACCCTAATTCCAGCCCTAACCTAACAGTATACCTAtctgaataatattttaattaaccaTTGTAGATAGAATGTCGTCGTTGGTTT
This genomic interval from Pectinophora gossypiella chromosome Z, ilPecGoss1.1, whole genome shotgun sequence contains the following:
- the LOC126380469 gene encoding uncharacterized protein LOC126380469 is translated as MRSTLYIAAICAALVVVHGAPAASPDPEPAPAPVPAGDDKPEIIEIIAPAASAQETLATLNLGAPGSELSERNKRTIGILRQLFPSLTQIIEQKVQQITSMVLQTLGPVVLRAFLGNRNGGGNNGGGGGTVELADDDDDDEDDDEDSSPVSTSTVSTSTVATTISSTTEDLRRRKRALFFLPNAIADENQLLSGAESQQAEVRVAFGEGQGDQQAAASEDQQTAAQTNSASIDEITLDDADNSEENRNKRFLSFGAQGGASGGGSGNFLFDIVRLVAGSSSGSSSGDAAAPADGDDASAPKGDNLTEGVPGPITRLFIIANRGIANLIQDLILRIAQTSERIVNFKARLITSII